The proteins below are encoded in one region of Brassica napus cultivar Da-Ae unplaced genomic scaffold, Da-Ae ScsIHWf_1842;HRSCAF=2478, whole genome shotgun sequence:
- the LOC106408737 gene encoding agamous-like MADS-box protein AGL62, producing the protein MVRKSKGRQKIEMVKMKNENNLQVTFSKRRTGLFKKASELCTLCGAEIVVIVFSPGKKVFSFGHPNVDCVIDRFANINPPNPRQHTDIQLSEARRNAIVQDLNNHLTQVTEEFEIEKKRTEDLKQKRKNSHMRENWWEEPIEELNLSQLTEFKCGLEKLRKTVTTEACKNFQAIVPRHNFYGGSSNNSTFGICDDHTDNIDTDLDLYNHQRMVATNTFACNQHNMMVPYHITSPFGNIANSNIIEGFAPEYNQNPNQFCFKQEQMSECDQHSAHPPRFGHGYY; encoded by the exons tgaaaaatgaaaataatcttCAGGTTACATTCTCAAAAAGAAGAACTGGTCTTTTCAAAAAAGCCAGTGAGCTTTGCACGCTTTGTGGTGCTGAAATTGTTGTTATTGTATTTTCGCCTGGCAaaaaagttttttcttttggtcatCCAAATGTTGACTGTGTAATTGATCGCTTCGCAAACATTAATCCACCAAATCCTCGTCAACACACCGACATACAACTTAGCGAAGCCCGTCGAAATGCAATTGTTCAAGATCTCAACAATCATCTCACTCAA GTAACAGAAGAATTCGAAATTGAGAAAAAGAGGACTGAAGACTTAAAGCAAAAGAGGAAAAATAGTCACATGCGTGAGAATTGGTGGGAAGAACCTATAGAAGAGTTGAACTTAAGCCAACTCACTGAATTCAAATGTGGTTTGGAAAAGTTGAGAAAAACAGTGACTACTGAAGCCTGTAAGAATTTTCAAGCAATTGTTCCGCGTCATAACTTCTATGGTGGAAGTTCAAATAATTCTACTTTTGGGATTTGTGATGATCATACAGATAATATCGACACCGATTTAGATCTGTATAATCATCAAAGAATGGTGGCAACGAACACATTCGCTTGCAATCAGCACAACATGATGGTTCCTTATCATATTACATCACCATTTGGGAATATTGCTAATAGTAACATTATTGAAGGGTTCGCTCCAGAATACAATCAAAACCCAAACCAATTCTGTTTTAAGCAAGAACAAATGTCTGAGTGTGACCAACATTCAGCTCATCCTCCTCGTTTCGGACATGGttactattaa